The genome window GTCGTGATGCAGGAACATGTTCGCCGGCTCACGGACACGATCCATCTCGAGCGCAGGCCGGATGCGGGCGCAAACATCCGCCGCGCCGGAAGCGAGATGGATGCGGGTGAAACGGTGCTGGACGCCGGACGCAGTCTGGGGTCCCGCGAGATCGCCGCCTGCGCGGCGGCGGGCGCTGGCGACGTTTCGGTCCGCCGGCGTGTGCGTGTCGCCCTGCTCGTGACGGGGGATGAAGTGCGCCAGGCGGGGTCGGCTCGCGCGGCTGCGCAGATCTGGGATACCAATACCCCGATGCTTCGCGGCGAACTCGCCGGACAAGACGTCGACCTGGTTGTGGTGGAGACGTCTCTCGACAGCCGCGCAGGCCTCAAGGGTCGGCTGGCGGAGGTTGCCTGCGAGGCAGACCTCGTGATTACCACCGGCGGACTTTCGGTCGGTGAGGAAGATCATGTCAGATCGGCGCTTGGCGATCTTGACGCGGACATCCGCTTTGCCGGGGTCGCCATCAAGCCGGGAAAGCCGGTGGCCTTCGGTCGTCTCGGTTCCGCCCTCTGGCTCGGTCTGCCGGGCAATCCGCTCGCGGCCTTCGTCACCTGGCAGCTCTTCGGGACAGCGGTGCTGCGGCGACTGAACGGTCAACCGATCTCCGGCTTGCCAAGGCGCAACGTCGTCACCGCCCATGGAATCCGGCGCAAGGCTGGACGGTGCGAGGTGCGCCCGGTCTCCATCGTCGGTTTTGACGCTTTGGGCCGGGAGGTCGTGACCTTTCAAAACGCAACACATTCCGAACGGGTCGGTCGTTTGCCGGATACCCACGGCCTGATGTTCCTGCCGGCCGAAACGGACATTCTGCCGGAGGGCGCACTCGTCGAGTTCCAGCAATTTCCCGGACTTTGAGGAGAACCCATCATGAAGATCGCCTACACGGTGGCACCTGGACGCGGCGATACCGATCTGCTGCTTTTCGGGCTCTCTCGTTGCCTTCTGGAAAAGGACGTTCGCGCGACGGGGGTGGTACAGATCAACGCGGCGCGCGACGACGCCGGCCCTTGCGATATGGACGTGAAGGTCCTGCCCGATGGACCCGTTATCCGGATTTCGCAAAGCCTGGGCCGGGAGGCGAGGGGATGCCGGCTTGATCCGACCGCGCTGGAACGGGCTGTCGGGCTTGTCGAAACCCGGCTTGCTGCCAGCGTGGACTGTCTGATCGTCAACAAATTTGGCAAGCACGAGGCAGAAGGGCGCGGGTTTCGAACCGCCATCGCCGAGGCGCTATCGGCAGATATTCCGGTTCTGGTCGGGCTCAATCGCCTCAATGCCGAGGCCTTCCACAAGTTCTCCGGGGGGTTAGCCACGGAGCTGCCTCCGAACATCGAGGATCTCGCCTGCTGGATGACGTCGGTGACAGCGGCGAAGTCGAGCACCGCTTAAGATGCATACGCCCGTCCGGGCGTGTGGCTGCCGGCGGCCGGTCGAACTTCGGTCCTGTTGTGGCGCTTTCGGACAGGTTAGATCATATGATCTTGTTTTTTAGATCATTTGATCTTATGTTGATTGTCGCAACAGGAATCTCCCTATGGAAAACCTCGTGATGGAGCGCGCCGCGCCCGATCGGCAGGCGGTGGCACTCAAAGCCTTCGGGCGCATCGCCGACGCCTGGTCGTTGACCTTGCGCGAGGCCGCAGCGCTTGCCGATATGTCCGATTCGACGTGGAAACGTGCGAAGAAGCCCGGCTATGCAGGGGATCTCACGCGGGATCAGATGTTGCGGTTGAGTGCGCTCGTCGGTCTCTACAAGTCGCTCGAATTGTACTTCAGCGAGCCGCTCTCGCGCGACTGGGTCAAGCTCGCGAACCGCGGGCCGGAATTCGACGGCGTGCGCCCTGTGGATGCGATGATCACGGGCGGTCTTCCCAAGATCTTGCGCGTGCGCACCTATGTCGATGCCTTGCGGGGGGGCGTGTGAGGATCACCGCGATCAACGATCGGGCACTGGTCCGGCTGATTTCGGAAACGCATCACAAGCCGCCCGTGTTACGCGGGCTTGTCGATACGGACGAGGAAGCGGCAATTCTGGCGGATCTGGAAGGCGAAACGAGCGCGCGGCTGATCGCCGAGCGGGAGGGGCGTCCCGATCTCGATCGCCGTGAATTGGCCTTTGCCCGGCGTGCCCATGATCTCCGGCTCTATGGCGAGAGCCATATAAACGCGGCCTTCACCTACACCAGGCCCGCCGGCAACCGCTTCAACAGCGGGGATCGTGGCGCATGGTATTGCGCCTGGGATCTGCTGACGAGTGCACAGGAGGTCGGCTTTCACCGGACGCGGGAACTCGGTTTTGTGGGCCGATACGAGGACGAGGCGCGCTATGTCGAACTGCTTGCCGACTTCATCGGCGATTTTCCCGACCTCCACGGCGCGGCGCATCCGGCGCTCGCGCC of Stappia sp. ES.058 contains these proteins:
- the glp gene encoding gephyrin-like molybdotransferase Glp, producing the protein MTVLLKSMPAGCGCDAPEHAKTLVSIDEALRRISQAVCPVKETERLALGDAIGRILAEPVQSRGAMPPFDNAAMDGYAIDAGALSGNGPWVLSVCARLAAGQPVETPLANGGAARIFTGAQIPEGADTVVMQEHVRRLTDTIHLERRPDAGANIRRAGSEMDAGETVLDAGRSLGSREIAACAAAGAGDVSVRRRVRVALLVTGDEVRQAGSARAAAQIWDTNTPMLRGELAGQDVDLVVVETSLDSRAGLKGRLAEVACEADLVITTGGLSVGEEDHVRSALGDLDADIRFAGVAIKPGKPVAFGRLGSALWLGLPGNPLAAFVTWQLFGTAVLRRLNGQPISGLPRRNVVTAHGIRRKAGRCEVRPVSIVGFDALGREVVTFQNATHSERVGRLPDTHGLMFLPAETDILPEGALVEFQQFPGL
- a CDS encoding DUF2478 domain-containing protein; translation: MKIAYTVAPGRGDTDLLLFGLSRCLLEKDVRATGVVQINAARDDAGPCDMDVKVLPDGPVIRISQSLGREARGCRLDPTALERAVGLVETRLAASVDCLIVNKFGKHEAEGRGFRTAIAEALSADIPVLVGLNRLNAEAFHKFSGGLATELPPNIEDLACWMTSVTAAKSSTA
- a CDS encoding antitoxin Xre-like helix-turn-helix domain-containing protein translates to MENLVMERAAPDRQAVALKAFGRIADAWSLTLREAAALADMSDSTWKRAKKPGYAGDLTRDQMLRLSALVGLYKSLELYFSEPLSRDWVKLANRGPEFDGVRPVDAMITGGLPKILRVRTYVDALRGGV
- a CDS encoding RES family NAD+ phosphorylase, producing the protein MRITAINDRALVRLISETHHKPPVLRGLVDTDEEAAILADLEGETSARLIAEREGRPDLDRRELAFARRAHDLRLYGESHINAAFTYTRPAGNRFNSGDRGAWYCAWDLLTSAQEVGFHRTRELGFVGRYEDEARYVELLADFIGDFPDLHGAAHPALAPDPQEGYPAGQALAADLRRDGHRGLVYPSVRHDEGRCFVAFDPGIVQNVRPGASWKLVWTGSPEFAVEGV